A window of Macrotis lagotis isolate mMagLag1 chromosome 1, bilby.v1.9.chrom.fasta, whole genome shotgun sequence genomic DNA:
AGTCAATCACTAGAAGCACAAAATGAACAATCTTTTCTGTTATCACATCTGGAGCGTGGATTGGATAGATGTTTCTAACTTCAGTAAATCCTCTCAGAGGCAACCACCTCACCTGTATATCACATAGCAACTCCTGCCCACAGCCAAGCTTTCCACTGACCACAGACAATGGATGTCCTGGGAGTCACAATTTCAACCAGAGCATAAAAATTTCACCTGCAGAATACGCTCTTGATGAACACCCACAAAGTCCAGGGCTTCAGTTAGGAAGTTATAACGTAGGGTTTTCAGCAGACGTTCCATCAAGGACATGGACAGACGGTAGACCCCAGGCCAAGAAGGAGCATCAAGAGATTTTCGAGAGGCACCAGGAGTCTAGGTGGTATAAACAGGATAAATGGAACAAAGAGGTCTAGCAACTCTGTTCTCACTAGGACAAAATGTCCAGTGAGCTAGGTCAATAAACAGAGATGCCTGTATGCACCTCAGAAAACATAACAGATTGGTCTCAATTAAGAGAAAGCTTTGTAGAATCAACAGTTATATCCTATGGGCCTACCATGAGGGAAGagaaacattatataaaatactAGACAAAGTCAAGGGATTTGAGTGCTAGTCCTCCTCTTGTTAACTAGCCCTATGAATGCCTTTAgacctatttcctcatctgtagggGAGTGTTAAGATTAGATGAGCTTTAGgctccctttcagctctaatagTCAACTGCAAAGAGGAGGGGGGCTAGAATAAGGATTTACTGCGTGAGATCAGGAGGTATTTATTAAACCTCAAAATGGGCTGCTTTGCTTGCTACATAATCAAAAATATAAGGAATTAGCATTTGAGCTCATTTTTGTACTAGGAATACGCCTATTGTTCACCAGTCCACAAGTTCACCATTTACCACTCTTCCACCACTGTAGTAGATCTGGAATAGGTTCATTAGTCTTTTCAGGCAAAAGAAAGAGGACAGAGACTCTGAAAGTAATGTCAGAATACAAAGGTCCACTCTTGGTCTTGCCAATGACCTGTGTTAGTTAGCTACCTATCCTCTCTCTGCTATAAGGTAGGAAGAACTATTTTCagggatttttctcattttccacaGTTGACAAGTATAACTTTTAATTGTTCTGGTTTTCATGCTGAAAAACCAGGTATTTTGAGGAACTATTATAGTTCCCTCATTAGTTCTATTCTCCCAAGGATCATGGTTCAAGGCACAAAGAATTACTGCTAGAAATTGGAAGGATAATAATCCTAACAGCAAGAAATAGGTCCATCCATTAACAAAACTACACTCATGAAGGCTAACTCACCTGAGCCTACCTGGAAACCTGCTGTACTCACCTGTACTGTTCCATTGGTGCTGAGTTGGTACACACTTAGGAGGGGCAAACAGATGCTCTGGGTGATGCCAGCTCCAGCCACAGCTGCTGCTCCCTAGGCCACAGATGACAGATGCTCTGAAATAGCCCTCATGATACTGAAAATTCAATATATCACTACTCTCCACCTTGGGTAGAAGCCTAAAATACTATGATGGATCAACAGCTCTCTTGCCCTGATTATGTGGGGAGGGAATGATGAATTATGGGAAGAAATGAAGACAAGGGATAAGTATATACTCCTAAAGTTCAATCGGCTTTCTGCCATAATCAGTATCTTCCAAGTCTGATGAGTAAATATCTAGAgtcaatttatcttgtataagGAAAGCTGTTTTGAGACTATCAGAACTTTCTGGATCTCTGTTCCTGATAGCTCAGAGATGCTGGTTTTCTAACCTGTCTCTTACCTGCTGGGTTCTGGCCAAGGTGAAGAGAAGGTGCAGCGAGGCCTCTGTAAAGTGCAGGTTTTGCTTCATTCTCAGGCTCACCTCCAGGGTGGTGAACAGTGTGGGCAGAATAGGGATCCTACGGGTAACCTGCAGCCAAGAGTCTCCATCTTCATCTACTTCACATAGTTCTTTGGCCAAATGTAGGCCCAGGACACACACCTGTTAGAATCAAGAACAAAGTAAGGACACATACAACATAAGGTTCCTAAGGTTGTCTGTGGGACAGGGGTTGAACAGATTACCCATACCCCATCCCGCTGGTCCTTGTGCCGAAGCCGTGAGCAATCATCTGTCTCCATGCTGTCCTTGTCCTCTGACACATTGCCAGAGGCTAGGCTGTGACGGGTCTGGTCAAAGAGAGCAATCACTTCTTCCTGAAGGGTCTCACAGACATTTAGCACCAGCTGGGAGTATTGTGTGATCTCACTCACTGCAGAGTAGACAAAGGATGAATTGACAACCCTTTAATACTACCTACTATTGGGTtgatgggagggaaggagaggaagggtcCCCTTTCCCAGGCTGAGGACTAGAAATGTTACCTCTTGAGCCAGAAAGTGATTCAAATTTCaacaaagtgaaaaatgaaaaagaactgaaTATGGACTAGGTGAAAAAGGAGTATTTGAGAAAATACTGAAGTTCTAAGAGTCAGGATGTGTGCTATAATGAAGAGGGAGTaatagaaatgctaaatttcagtcgCAGATCTATCCTAAAATAGCAGTCTCCCAAACCGAAATCTCCCACCTATGAGAAATCCCATAGAAAATCAGTGCAAAACAACACTGATTCATGTGGTTGTAGTGTGTACTTATTTGCTAACGTGCCCACCTCACCTTTCAACTCTTTTATCTGGAGGACAGTGAGGAGGGCTGAGAACACTTTGGCCTTAGCCTTTTCCATGAGCTGTTGGTCTGCCTGTAGAATTCCCTCCAGAATCTCCATCAGGGAGATAAGGATTTCATCCACAGAACCCAAATCTCTGGGAAAGAAACGAGTGAAACAGAAAACCTCAGATATCATCAGTCATTTAGATTTGCCATCTGGATGCCCAGTAATTAGTTCAGATCCAGTATTCTGGATCAGTCACAATGGAAAATATACAAGAACCTAAGACGGGAAATGTAATTTTAATcacaaattattacttttgttTAGAGCAAAGGACTAGTTATGAGGGCCAGGGCAGAAACTGATCAATGAAGCTAATGAGGGGCCAATGGCCTTTGCCATTCCTCCAACAAAGACTTTACCTCGTCCACTGTCGAAGCAAGATAAGCAGCAGAGTACATAACATGGATCCCAGGCGCAGGCAGTTCACTGATGTTGGGACCAGCAGCTGAAGAGAAATAGTTAAGTTAAAGCCCAGACAATGACTAAGGTTCAATCAGTTTTCTACCATAATCACTATCTTCCAAGTCCTACCAAGAAATATTAACAATTCCAAGTTGGGAAACCTGACTCCCAAGTATCCCAAGGGTGTGCCCTCACCATTTCCAATGATATGTTTAGCTGGCTATATAAGAGCCAGCCCTGAAATgatgaaggaaaggagaaacaCTGATTGTATAGGTCTATGACTTGGAAAAGATTGATTTCTGTACAGTAAATTCTGAAATCAAATCAACCCCTCTATTCTAAACTATTTGTGTAGTCTAGCTGCTAGAAGTATCTGACCTTAGACAAACATTTAAATGCTCTTGAAACACACTTACTAATGCTTTGGTTCCGGCAAGCACATCAAGAAATAGGTGACGCCGAACAAGAGAATCATTCAAATGCATTATATCTGCCTGAAGGAGAGAAGATCTTTTAGGTGGGAAAATTTCCTCTATATGCAAAGTCAAGGTCTAGAACTCAACTCTAACAATGACATCAGTCagtgatttttagaaaaaataagccATACTACTCCTCTAAGACTCAGAAAGATGACCATAGTGAAACCTATCAAGTGCTCAGTGAACTTCTGAAAAAGAGCAAGAACATCTCATATTTTCCTAGTTAAAATCCAACCACATGGGCATGTAGTATTtcttaaaagagggaaaagaaggggcagctaggtggtacagtggatagagcaccagccctgaattcaaatccaacctcagacacttaacaattacctagctgtatgactttgggcaagtcacttaacctcaatgccttgcaaaaaaaggggggaaaaaaagagggaaaagaagatgtTGAGCTCTCCAGAGGCATGATTCAAGATGATTCTGCAAAGTTACATAGCTTACTATAGAAGTAATTAAGTTTCAGACATTTGCACAGCACACAAAAACCTaacaggaacttaataaatgcttttgattaTGTGCTAATGGCAAAAATCTTTCAGAGATCCAAAACTTCAAAGAGTCAAATTCTGGCAATCAGAAACAGGTTTTACAGAAGGCACAAAGTCCACTTCAACTAAGGATGTACTGACCTGTCTTTAGTTTGAATTCTACTGAGAACAACTCAACTACAAGTTCTTTGCTACAAGCTTAATAAGCTCAAAGCACAATAGTATCAAATCCATAAGGATTTGATACTCTTCTGGGAGTATCCTCTGGGATCTACTACTGAACCTCTTTCCAAAGTGTACACTCAGTAGATATCCATAAAGAGCCCTGGCTTTAAAAACTCTCTTTTATGtttatgaaaattataataattgcttatttCCCTGGAAGAATTATAGACTGTAATTTCTGCAACCAATAAAAGTAAATCAAAAtcctccctcccatcccccccTCAAAGACTGCTCTTATTATAACTCAGCTGGCCAGTCAACAAGTATTTGCTAAGCACCCACAGGGATTATAACAAAAAGtaattgtatatatattcataaggTGTGGGCCTCACAGGGAATTTAGGACAATCAGAACTAACAACTGCAACTCAAGGAAACGCAAGAAGTGTTGTTCCTGCTGGAAATAACACCTATATTTTTTTCTAGGGAGGTTTAAGCAGCTGTTCTATCCTCTTCTTTAGTACTTGTTATGGGCTCCAACACCACAAAGTCCCTGGTGATCATTCCTAAGTCTCAGTAGGAATCAGTTAACAACTTAGCTCTCATAAATTTGCCCAAGGGGTAGTGACTTCCAGGAATCTCAATCCATTCTAGCTAGgacaggagaaaaaaagaaataaagctgCTTAGGAAAACATGCTTACATGGCTAGTGGCAATGATGAGAAGCATTCTCCAGGCAGAGATCAACATCTGGTACTCCACCAAAGAGGTGCAGCCACTACCTTCTGTCTCTGCCATGTGATCTGCCAAAGATTTGATATAACCTGACCAATAGGCAAAACGTTTCTCACTGGAGAATTTCTTGAGCGTATCTTTTAGGGACTGGTCCAGTGAACCCCTGAGGAgtggagagggaaaaaaggggaaagctTTAAACAAGGCTAGAAAGTGATCATATTGAGCCCTAAGAgagcacacacatgcacacacacatctTCAAGAAGTAGAAAATTCAAGTTTTGCACAAAAGGTAGACAGTCCCAGGGATACCCTCTCCTATAGTATTTTTCTCCCCAGGGccattcatttcattcaaagCCTGATTCCACAAAAGTGCTCTATTTCAGGATATCTCCTCCACAGGAACAGAATTGTGCTTTAGAAGAAACCTTCCTGACATTTATAAAAGGCATCAACGAAGGAAGACTGGAAATCTAAGTACATATGCTGAGGCTACTACTATCTTTCTATTCTAGACAGTTAATAATTCTAAACCATCCCTTCATGTGCTTGGGTTTATAATACTATATTCCCTTtatagaaaagacaatttaaatttttttctccacccaagtctttaaataaaatcttaagagGGGCAAGACTCACTTAACTACATAATATATCTCCAAACAGATGATCTTCATAATTAAGGCACAGGTCTCCAGGACACTGGgctgagggaaaaaaagcaaagaatgtaCCAAATACATTAAGAAACCTGAATCTTAGTATTTCATATCTAGTCTTTAGACATAAAACAGAAAGCAAACACCGATAAAACTCATTTGGACATTGGTCAGAGAAATCCTAAACTAAAATTAGCAAATGACTTGCAAGAGGCAAAGACCTCAGGATAGTAAAGTCTCCATAGCAGCTGACATGAACTGGATAGTCACCCATTACATTATGAGGAGAAATCAAAAATTCAACAATCTTTTTCTAGGACAAGGTTCCCCACCCAAAAAAAGTGAAAGTGTTATTTAAAAAGAGGAGAAATGCCTAGGATTTCACCAATCTAATTTAAGCCCTTTGAGGAAACAGGAGAGGCATCTGTTACTATTCTCTCTCAAAACCCAGCatttctcccccaaatttttgtcattttcattacaATCTCACTCAACTTACCTCTGATGTTtctgagggaggagaaagagtcCCAAACAGAGGGTTGGTCAAGTTCTCCCAAAACTTTGGTCTAAAAAAGGACACATTGTGACCATGTTGGTTTTACAATACAAGTTCCTTAACTAATCCCATTGTCCTTAATGGCTTCTCTTTAATTCCACTATCTCAAATCCTGAGATTTGACTTGAAAGTCAATAAGCAACTACTACACAATTTTTAAAGGATCCCATGTCTAGGAAGGTTTGTTTTCTTAAGGattcaaaaaaccccaaaccactgcatctctctcattcttttttgttgttcaatcatttcagttgtgttcgactcttcatgatcctctttggggttttctttgcagtaatgccatttccttctctagctcatttacagatgaggaagcttaAGAAGATAAGGTGAAGTGATGTGCCCAGGAATCACACAGCTACTAGttatgcctgaggccagatttgtacttaggaaaatgagtcttcctgactttagacctggcacactgccacctagctgctagtTTTTAACAATTcctaaaaggagaaaatggacTGAGAAACAGGAAAGCCCCAAACAAAGGTCAATTGGTGATCAGTGCTACAACTCTCCAGGCAAACAGGGACATTTCAATTCATTGTGCATTGCTGAGGAACCTAACATTCCAAGTAACTCAAAGCTTACACTTGTTGTTTATCAAGTATGACAAAAACCGATGGAATTTAACCAGAGGTGAGAGGATAAAAGCAATCTGAGTTAAAGGCAGGGATGACCCCTGCTGATGGGCAGTGAAGAAAATACTCACTTGGTCCTGAGAACAAGCATGGCACTGTCCCTGCGGTCCTGCCATAGAGCATGAAGAAAAGCTATCGCAGCACGGTGCAGTAGAGGAGGACACCAATATCTATCCTGCTGTTTTGAATCAATTAACTCTAGCACCACCTGGAGACAGCTCCATTCTCCAAGACTGAAttcctgaaaaacaaaacaaaacaaaaacatagttCAGACTGTGTCTGCCACTGTAGACAGTTTTTAGGGAATTGAGCACAGGACTGTTTTTCTGCAGTTTTTTTATGGTTCCTGCAGCCAGCACAGATTAACTCAAGAAAAGGAACttactggggcagttaggtggtacagtagatgaagcaccagccctggagtcagaggacttaagttcaaacttgggctctgacacttaataattacctagctgtgtgaccttgggcaagtcacttaatcccattgccttgaaaaaagatcaccaaaaaaaaaactggaaaaggagtttaCCTTGGAGCCATCATTCCCATCCTTCACTTCAAGGTTCAGAAAGAGCTCAATGAGGCCAGGCTGGGTCTCCACAGCAACAGTGAGAAACTCTAGGATCATGACCTTGATGCGCATATCCTCAATTTTGCTCTGCAGTCTGGTCAGAAAAGCATCCCGGATAGCAGCTGCATCACTGCCAAGGCAGGCATACACAGACATCGGAGCAACCTATGGGAACACCAAGGACTATTGTTCTGTCAGTGTGGCAAATGTTCTCCCAGAGAGGCCCAAGGTAGGCCATTTGTTTGAAGGAGTAAAATACATTCAAGAAAACCACAGTATAAGGAAAGGCATATTCAGAGAAAACGCATTTACAAACAGTACAAACTTCACTGTCTCCATTAATAGCTGTTTTCCCTCAGGAAAAATTTCAAAGGGTACCAAGATGAAGGAAACTCATGATTTCCAAGACTCCAGCTTATAAAAAGGGGTCATACCGTTGCCAAGCGTTTCAGTAGCTGGATGGCAAGTCGTGGCAAAGCAGGGTCATGCTTATGATAGATGTATTTGGCCAAAACAGCAATAAGATTGTTCCCATGGGCACCTAGTAAAATACAAGAAGAAAGGGAGATTTCAAATTTGTCTGATCCATGCCTTTTCATAGATAAGCTACTCAAAAATGGTCAAAATATGCTGTGGACTACTATAAAATATGCAAGTGCCACAGTGAGCCAAGAAAGCAAAATTATCCTATCCTGTGCTAATTGTAGGTGGATGAAGATATGGGATCAAGATATTGGCTAACTCGCCTATTTACAGAAAAGAACTACTTGTTGAATTATGTCTTCTGGTTAAATGGGCCAGAGAAAAACATTCCAATTAAACAAAAGATAAATAGAGTGATAAGCCTCCAAAGAGAAGCTGGTTTTGCATAGAATAAAaggattcagagctggaaggaaccaaAGAAATTAACTAGCTCAGTCTCCTTGCTGTATagctgaggaaaccaagacatGTCCCTATTCCCAGTTTGATAAATACTGGAGacttcagggaaattttccttgaaTGAGATCTAGGAGCTTCTTTCTTGGTTAAGCTGAGTCATCTTGCTACCAATGGAGAAGTTTTTTCATTCTATACTGTCTTGTATATATTCTCCTATGATAACCTTCTCTGATTTCTAGTTTGCTTTGATTTGTAAAAATGGGTCTTTttgctaagagaaaaaaaaaaaaacccaactgatcTCTCGGTTCAGTCCTAGCCTGACCATCACACAGCTTCCACAAATGATGGCTGAAGAACTGGATATCTCAACATGGAACCATTTAGCAAATGTGTACTCCTCATTCTCTGTATAAAATCTCACACTGTGTATAGACATGCTGCTGGTCATAAGAGATACTTACCATGTTGAGTGAGTGCCTGTTCCAGGGGAGATACCACATTGGAAGGAGGTTTTAGTCTAATGACATTGTTGGTCACTGAGAATGCCAGTTTCACTGTCTTGATAAGTAGCTGGCCTTGTCCCTGGCCTTCTGCCCCATCACTAGAAGGCCAAATGGAAACCAAAGTTGATTCAACCAATGGTCATTCTCATCATATATGTTCTTTCAAATTAAAAGTCTGACAATAATCTAAGACTATTCTAACTTCTGGCAGACAGCCTAGTTCAAACTCAAAAATGAAGCAGTCAACTCCCTTAGCTCAAATATAAcgaatgtaaaatgttttgcaaactttaaaatgttaaataaatgtgaattatcatcatcatcatcatcatcatcatcagctatGTGCCAAGTCTGGAGGCAAACTATAATCACATAATAGAACACCATCTGCTGCCTGCTACACATATAATCAAATAACAGCACTTAGAGAACTATACTGTATGAACACATAGGTCTGATTAAAAACAGTATCACTACAGCTTGATGAAGAATTTCACTGCATGTCATAAAAATCCAATATAGATAGCCATGAACCTATACAACAGAAGGGCAGAAGGAGAAAGCACAAGTATCATATCATACAAGGGTATCATATTTTTGCTTCTTAATGAGTGGGTATAAAGCTtagagaggagagaatttggaactcaaaatatcatattttaaaaaaatagacatgaaagaaagaacaaactaaatcTTCTAGCAGACAATATTCTAGGTGAATTTATAttagggaagaaagagggagaagagtgAGAAAGAGGAGACAATATTTGGTGAATTTAAATTAAGATGACTGGGAGATATGGGATCAGTAAGAACAATATAACTATCACAGAAAGAACTTTTCCTTTTAGCTAATATTTATTCTATTATGGCTATCTATATGGGTATAACACAGAAAGATAGGGAAAAGGATGCAAAGGCTAATATCTCCATTTCACCTCAAGAGAAATGATTATGGCTAGCAGTCCCTTTGATAAGGACCTGAAAACTCCTCCTATCCTGCTGATAAGAAATGGGACTTACCATCTAGGCTGAGCTGCCATCACCATGTCAATAGTGTCCACACCAATGCCCATGATATTGATGACTGCTTGGCCGGCTTCAGTGTTAGCCAGGCTGCAGATGCACAGAGACTGTAGACTGGGGGAATAActacaaaacaaaagaagaattcTCTTAAGTTCCTGAAGTCAGCAAATACATCTCTGGATGGTAAGAGGTAAGAGCAAGGTTAGGAAAATTTAACTTGCCAGACTCAAGATACAGGTGGATGAGATAGAGAGATGAGGCCTTTTCTACATGATCAAAGACTAAGTTAATCAATCTGACCTGGTCTTCACTGTTTATGTTCTTTTATCTTCAAATGTAGACAGCAAACAAGGCACAccaaattattcttaaatttgcAGGGAAATTTACCACTGTATAAGTTTCTCCAGTCTAGTAACAAGTAGCCCAGGCAACACAAACACTACTGCTCCTCTAGGCAAGAGGGTAATGCTGGTCTTGTCCATTAggcttttacttttcttctcagGCTTGTAGAGTGGCTACTGGCACAAGAAATAAAATCCACTCTTTTAAACCCCATCAGCTCTTCCCCCATCTCACCTGCTATGAATGTCAGACTCATGGCACAGATTCAGAATTGCATGGATCAGCTCAAGGATCAGAcagcctggattcaggaagaaaaggaagaaactaagtcttcctgatttcaggatgATAGGGAGCATAATCCAGAGAATTATGCTATATAATCTTATGCTTTGGGACTTCACATAtcccagagaagaaaaacagtCAGAAAAATAGCCCTCAAATCCCTACATGTTCCCTTTTAGGAATGTCCTTACCAATTTGTTCTCTCACACCATGGACATTGTAACGCCATTTATGATAACTGGGAAGCATCTCCTTCAGCACAAACATGATACAAGGGGCCAGCCCTTGGCTCTGGGTGCTACCAAGCTGTCCCTAAAGGAAACCATATCATGAGATCTAAAATGGAAAGTCTTtcaaataatatagaataaactGCCAGAGTAAAAGCCCAAATGGAATCAAGACAATGACCTTGCACGGGTATAGAAGCAGTAAACCAGAGGATACTGATAAAAGGAATCATATGTGTTAAGTTCTTAAGTCAAATGAACAGTCCACATAAGGCCCTTATCAATCTGGGAAAACAACTCAAGAGGTATAAGCACCCAACAATGAGTGCCAAAGAAACAAACAGAATCAGGGAGGAGGCAAATTCCAAATCAGTACAGAAAAGTAgttattggggcagttaggtggcacagtggaaagagcaccgactgaagtcaggaggacctaagttcaaatccggcctcagacacttaataattacctaaatgtgtgaccttgggcaagtcacttaaccccactgccttgcaaaaacgaaaaaATAGTTACTTTCTGCATTAAGTATATACAAGTTCTTCCACAAATCTTTTGGTGAGTAACATTTACACAAGAGAGGTCTTATAGTCCTTGTATTACCACTACCAAACATAATTCAAGGGCAacatcatatcaataaatgcttcATAACTAATGAGAACTTACCTTGACAAGAGTGGTGATTAAGCgcagaaaggcaatggtaactcCATATTCACCCTGTGGTTGCTCACTATTCATTAAGAGGTTTCCATAACCTCCTGCATTCATCCCTTCAGCActagcaaaggaaaagaaagtcagCATGAAACCCAAAAGACAATTCTTATATTCCCAAGGTAGCAACAAACTCTTCACAGAGAACATTTCAATTACCTCTCAGGAAGTCTAAGTGTAAGAGAAACCTACAAAATGACCTATTTTATACTtagtgaaaatatataaaatatatttcactcaGCAAAGGAGACACTCTTATGTCTAAAAATATGCAGTCCAAacgtaatttttttttaggtttttgcaaggcaaatggggttaagtggcttgcccaaggccacacagctaggtaattagtaagtatctgagactggatttgaacccaggtactcctgactccaaggccggtgctttatccactacgacacctagccacccccataattttttttttaaggaagaatgaTCAGATGGGCAGATTCTAGTATTTTATGTATTGGGCTCCTGGACTAATGAAATTCATAAAGAACAGAAACAATGATCTggttgcatttttaaaaagaaaagtggatGTCAAATGCTTGGACTCAGGATATATGGATTCTTTAGGCTAGAAAGCCCACATACCTACAGTAAGTGATGTCAGGTGATAAGCATGTCCTTCTCTTTGAGTCTGATGACCACAATAATGCTTTCCAGTGGGAGGAGAGGAGTCAAAATTAAGCAGCCTCCCCCCTACACTTTCCTTGTCACCTCTTGCTTCCAAAAAGACAATTGAAAAGGCAAGTGGAAGCAGGAAAATGGTAGGTAAAGTggaatcattcatttatttgaattAGTGAGGATGctctatatttctttatttttttttattttttattttttgcaaggcaatggggttaagtggcttacccaaggccacacagctaggtaactattaagtgtctgaagccggatttgaactcaggtactcctgactccagggtcgatgttctacccactgtgccacttagccacctcGATGCTCTACATTTCTAACAGATTTTTCCCCATAACTAAAATCTGGCTCACCTAATCATCTGACTCATATTGGAGACTGGATGGGCTACAAATGGCAGAAACCCTGTGTGGCGGAGATCAGTCCAGACctatgaagggaaaagaaaagctaaatatttacttttctccCTATTTGTgcagatttcatttcttttagtgcTAGGAAAATGGAATCTCACCTTAGCTGGATTCCGGGCAGCTAATACAGTCAAACAATTGACACAGGAAGCAATCACATCCACAGGAGGAGAGATCACAGTTGTTAacctaaagaagaaaatcagGCCCTGATATTTACTGAAAGTACTGCACTCAAAAAAGGAGTATTTGTTCcatgacaaatattatttcaagtTTTGCTTCACTGTCAGGCTAGCTAAACAGGAAATACCTCTATTGGAAGGAAAGCTACTAAACAAATGCCACCCACAGACTAAACTGGATTAGGACCAATGGATGTGTTGTCCTAATTCCTAGAAACTCTAACATGTCTGAGAATAATTACTAAGAGAGTAGGGAAATTCCACTGCAAGCATTTTCATATAA
This region includes:
- the NUP188 gene encoding nucleoporin NUP188 isoform X3, translated to MDHLMLTLGDIPHHAPVLLAWALLRHTLNPEEMSSVIRRMGSTAIQLNVFQYLTQLLRSLASGGNNCTTSTACMCIYGLLSFVLTSLELHTLGNQQDVIDTACEVLADPSLPELFWGTEPTSGLGIILDSVCGMFPHLLSPLLQLLRALVSGKSTAKKVYSFLDKMSFYNELYKHRPHDVISHEDGTLWRRQTPKLLYPLGGQTNLRIPQGTVGQVMLDDRAYLVRWEYSYSSWTLFTCEIEMLLHVVSTADVIQHCQRVKPIIDLVHKVISTDLSIADCLLPITSRIYMLLQRLTTVISPPVDVIASCVNCLTVLAARNPAKVWTDLRHTGFLPFVAHPVSNMSQMISAEGMNAGGYGNLLMNSEQPQGEYGVTIAFLRLITTLVKGQLGSTQSQGLAPCIMFVLKEMLPSYHKWRYNVHGVREQIGCLILELIHAILNLCHESDIHSSYSPSLQSLCICSLANTEAGQAVINIMGIGVDTIDMVMAAQPRCDGAEGQGQGQLLIKTVKLAFSVTNNVIRLKPPSNVVSPLEQALTQHGAHGNNLIAVLAKYIYHKHDPALPRLAIQLLKRLATVAPMSVYACLGSDAAAIRDAFLTRLQSKIEDMRIKVMILEFLTVAVETQPGLIELFLNLEVKDGNDGSKEFSLGEWSCLQVVLELIDSKQQDRYWCPPLLHRAAIAFLHALWQDRRDSAMLVLRTKPKFWENLTNPLFGTLSPPSETSEPSVLETCALIMKIICLEIYYVVKGSLDQSLKDTLKKFSSEKRFAYWSGYIKSLADHMAETEGSGCTSLVEYQMLISAWRMLLIIATSHADIMHLNDSLVRRHLFLDVLAGTKALLLVPTSVNCLRLGSMLCTLLLILLRQWTRDLGSVDEILISLMEILEGILQADQQLMEKAKAKVFSALLTVLQIKELKVSEITQYSQLVLNVCETLQEEVIALFDQTRHSLASGNVSEDKDSMETDDCSRLRHKDQRDGVCVLGLHLAKELCEVDEDGDSWLQVTRRIPILPTLFTTLEVSLRMKQNLHFTEASLHLLFTLARTQQGAAAVAGAGITQSICLPLLSVYQLSTNGTVQTPGASRKSLDAPSWPGVYRLSMSLMERLLKTLRYNFLTEALDFVGVHQERILQCLNAVRTVQSLACLEEADHTVGFILQLSNFMKEWQFHLPQLMKDIQVNLCYLCQACTSLLHSRKMLQHYLQNKNGSDAMPSAVTPRVQRPPQPVSSKQPNPDGEAAEQRALRMVQYSLLKILSKTLAALRHFTPDVCQILLDQSLDLAEYNILFALSFTTPTFDSDVAPSFGTLLATVNVALNMLGELDKKKEPLTHTVGLSTQVEGSKTLKSLLMFTMENCFYLLISQAVRYLRDPAVHPRDKQRMKQELSSELSTLLSSLSRYFRRGAPTSPATGVLPSPQGKPGSASKAGLESQEPLIQLVQAFVQHVQR